A genomic window from Silene latifolia isolate original U9 population chromosome Y, ASM4854445v1, whole genome shotgun sequence includes:
- the LOC141634261 gene encoding LOW QUALITY PROTEIN: uncharacterized protein LOC141634261 (The sequence of the model RefSeq protein was modified relative to this genomic sequence to represent the inferred CDS: deleted 2 bases in 1 codon; substituted 1 base at 1 genomic stop codon) codes for KNILCVNQYKGVYLACQLAFGKTKAKKLTVTSHGDTGSGEEEKIPTQKRRGRPLKPLKDEIIEDKVSKMEEDDKDDKDLSITGVLENSKKRRRNSPAKEKQSPVKDGNDNGVTLVXCVQQAKPNGFRHIGSRRKNKPYRAAEVGVECR; via the exons aaaaatatcCTGTGTGTCAACCAatataaaggagtgtatctagcttgtcaGTTAGCATTTGGTAAGACAAAAGCCAAGAAGTTGACAGTTACCAGCCATGGGGACACGGGTAGTGGTGAGGAGGAGAAGATTCCAACTCAAAAGAGGAGAGGAAGGCCGCTAAAGCCATTGAAGGACGAGATCATTGAGGATAAAGTAAGCAAAATGGAAGAAGACGATAAGGATGATAAGGATCTGAGTATCACAGGCGTCTTAGAGAACAGTAAGAAGCGAAGACGGAACTCTCCGGCAAAGGAAAAACAGAGTCCAGTAAAGGACGGAAATGACAATGGGGTGACATTAGT CTGATGTGTCCAGCAAGCCAAACCAAACGGGTTTCGACATATAGGTAGCCGAAGAAAAAACAAGCCTTATCGGGCAGCTGAAGTTGGGGTTGAATGCAGGTAA